In one window of Aphidius gifuensis isolate YNYX2018 linkage group LG4, ASM1490517v1, whole genome shotgun sequence DNA:
- the LOC122854929 gene encoding venom serine protease inhibitor-like: protein MNLKITIDFFITILFIASISVLCYADEGCLKNEVYKFCGNECEPTCLNKNQLNCATTCSLDFGCTCDDGYVRDSENTNNCIPLDSC, encoded by the exons atgaatttaaaaataactatcgatttttttattactatattatttatagcGAGCATAAGTGTTT tGTGTTATGCTGATGAAGGTTGTCTCAAAAATGAAGTATACAAATTTTGTGGTAATGAATGTGAACCAacgtgtttaaataaaaatcaactgaACTGTGCTACA ACATGTTCACTGGATTTTGGCTGTACATGTGATGATGGATATGTGAGAGATTcagaaaatacaaataattgtaTTCCTTTGGATTCATGTTAA